CCAGCCAGGTGTGCAGCATAGCCTCGGGGGTGCTCATGAGCGAAAAAAGGGCATACTGGTGCACGATGCGCGCATCAAGTGAGGGTGGCTCCAGAAACAACACGAAGGGCTCGGCTTGCAGCTCGGCCAGGTCGCGCAGGCCGGGTAGGGCGGGGGCCAGCAGCTCGGTGGTGAACACGTTGGAGCCCTCGCTGGCCAGCGCATCGCGCAGGCGGGGCGGCAGGTGCTCGGCCGCCTTCACGTAGTTCAGGGCCCAGATAATGCCATCCTGGTGGTAGGCGTGCAGGTCGTCGGTGGCGAAGTGCAGGGCCACGTAGGGCGAGTACGTCCAATCGAGCAGGCGGGTGGGCAGGCCGTGGTGCTGGGCCAGGGCCAGCCAGTCCCAGATAGTGGCGCTGGGCGGGGTAGTGGTGTCGCGGGCGTACTTGCGGAAGTTGCGCAGCAGGTGGTGCTCCAGCTCCGGGTAGCTGCCGCCGAGGCGCTGCAAGCTGGTACTCAGCGAGTAGCCGAAGCTACGCATGCCGCGGTACACGAATGGTGAGCGGTAGCGCCCCAGCCGCGCATCCCAGGTTTCGTGAAACAACAGGTCTTGCAGCTGCTGCCAGCTCTCGGCTTCAAAATCGTTGGGGGCAGGCGGGGTAGCAGTGGGCATAAGGTGAAGATACGGCTGGGGGTAGCGTGGCTTAGGCTATTCTGATTAATAAAGAACGTCAGGCTGACGATAAGAAGCATCTTACTCGCATCGTTGGAATTACTATCCCAATGGCGTGAGCGAGATGCTTCCTATCGTCAGCATGACGTTCTTACTTATCCTAAAATCAGCTACTTAGCTAATTCGGAAAATCGGCTCCGTTACCGATGTGAGCGTACTGCTCCACTTCCTGCTTTATCTCGGTAAATTTATCCAGGGCGCCCTTCACGGCTGCTTTGCCGAGGGGTAGGTGCAGGGGCGGGTTATCCATTCGCACGAGGTCGAACATGGCCTGGGCGGCACGCGCGGGGTCGCCGGGCTGCTGGCCGCTGTACCCCTGGATATTGGCCATATTCTGGCCGGCCGTGGCTTTATAATCAGCAATTTTGGGCTCGATGAAGGTAGCCGAGCGCCCGGCCCAGTCGGTGCGGAAGCCGCTGGGCTCCACGTTGGTCACCTTAATGCCGAGCGGCCCCACCTGCTGCGCCAAGCTCTCACCGATGCCTTCGAGCGCGAACTTGGAAGCATTGTAAATCCCTACCCCCGGAAAAGTCTTCAACCCCCCAATGCTGGTGATGTTGATAACGTGGCCACTGCGGCGCTCGCGCAGGTGCGGCAATACCGCCCGCAATACGCGCAGTGGGCCAAACACGTTCACGTCGAACTGCCGCTGCACTTCTTCATCGGGCACCTCCTCAATGGGTCCCAGCGAGCCGTAGCCCGCGTTATTCACCACCACGTCGAGGTGGCCCAGGGCCTTGATGGCGGCGGCCACGGCCTGCTGCACGGCGGCTTCATCCACCACATCGGCCACCAGGCCGATGCCGTTTTCGCCGGCCTGGCTGGTGAACTCGTCGGCCTGCTGCTGGTGGCGGAAGGTAGCGGCTACTTTGTCGCCCTGGGCGAGGGCCAGCTCGGCCAGGTGCTTCCCAAAACCGGTGCTGACACCGGTAATAAACCAATGCTTGGTCATAATAATCAAAAAATTAAGCACGAAAACCGTGTGAGGTAAGACGCGGCCGGTGGGTCGATTGTTTGGCTTGGTTTGGAATACCCGTTTTTTTCCGAGCTTTCCCGCGCCGCGTGGCTGCTTGGCCCTGACCCGGTTCCGGGCGTTACATTTGGCGGGAGACCTCAGAGAAAAAGCTAACGTTTACCGCAGATAATCAGCATGATAAATC
The genomic region above belongs to Hymenobacter psoromatis and contains:
- a CDS encoding FRG domain-containing protein; amino-acid sequence: MPTATPPAPNDFEAESWQQLQDLLFHETWDARLGRYRSPFVYRGMRSFGYSLSTSLQRLGGSYPELEHHLLRNFRKYARDTTTPPSATIWDWLALAQHHGLPTRLLDWTYSPYVALHFATDDLHAYHQDGIIWALNYVKAAEHLPPRLRDALASEGSNVFTTELLAPALPGLRDLAELQAEPFVLFLEPPSLDARIVHQYALFSLMSTPEAMLHTWLAQHPELYFRIRLPARLKWEVRDKLDQANITERVLMPGLGGLSSWLLRHYSSARGRPATGEGAELPG
- a CDS encoding oxidoreductase, which translates into the protein MLNFLIIMTKHWFITGVSTGFGKHLAELALAQGDKVAATFRHQQQADEFTSQAGENGIGLVADVVDEAAVQQAVAAAIKALGHLDVVVNNAGYGSLGPIEEVPDEEVQRQFDVNVFGPLRVLRAVLPHLRERRSGHVINITSIGGLKTFPGVGIYNASKFALEGIGESLAQQVGPLGIKVTNVEPSGFRTDWAGRSATFIEPKIADYKATAGQNMANIQGYSGQQPGDPARAAQAMFDLVRMDNPPLHLPLGKAAVKGALDKFTEIKQEVEQYAHIGNGADFPN